The Pseudomonas sp. G2-4 genome window below encodes:
- a CDS encoding MFS transporter has protein sequence MSTPSYLHRLSLALNAQDDELRPALCGFLLFLCLFTGYFMLRPIRESMGITAGVENLQWLFTATFLVMLAAVPMFAWLSSRVPRLRLVDWVYSFFGINLLMFVELFQFQSDSVWLARTFYVWISVYNLFVVSVAWSLMADVFDGEQAKRLFAFIAAGASVGGLLGPALSAVLIDTLGASGLMFLSALLLGATLVLKQTLMRWRATGGAGRPGAAPTQSPRQPLSGNPFSGLTAVFKSPYLLGIAGFVVLLATVTTFLYFEQARLVAELFPDREAQVRVFGTIDFIVQAGALLSQLFITGRIAPKLGVGALLAVVPLVMCIGFLGLALAPGFAVLAMLMIVRRIGEYAFVRPGREMLFAPLDAESKYKAKNFIDTVVYRGGDAVSGWAKSLLDMLGQGVGLAAVIGAGCALLWGYLGLQLGRHADSLQGESVSMEAGAAET, from the coding sequence ATGAGTACGCCTTCCTACCTGCATCGTTTGAGCCTCGCGCTTAATGCGCAAGACGATGAACTGCGTCCGGCACTGTGCGGGTTTCTGCTGTTCCTCTGCCTTTTCACTGGCTACTTCATGCTCCGCCCGATCCGTGAATCAATGGGGATCACGGCGGGCGTGGAAAATCTGCAATGGCTGTTCACCGCGACCTTCCTGGTCATGTTGGCGGCCGTTCCGATGTTTGCCTGGCTCAGCTCTCGGGTACCACGCTTGCGCCTCGTTGATTGGGTATACAGCTTCTTCGGCATCAACTTGCTGATGTTCGTTGAGCTGTTTCAGTTCCAGTCGGATAGCGTGTGGCTAGCCCGTACCTTTTACGTCTGGATCTCGGTGTATAACCTGTTCGTTGTGTCTGTGGCCTGGAGCTTGATGGCAGATGTCTTCGACGGTGAGCAGGCCAAACGTCTATTCGCTTTCATTGCTGCGGGGGCCAGTGTCGGGGGCCTGCTGGGGCCAGCCTTGAGCGCGGTGCTCATCGATACTCTCGGCGCGTCAGGGTTGATGTTCCTGTCAGCCCTGCTATTAGGTGCCACGCTGGTACTGAAACAGACGTTGATGCGCTGGCGTGCGACGGGCGGGGCCGGTCGCCCCGGTGCCGCTCCGACACAAAGCCCGCGCCAGCCACTGAGCGGCAATCCATTCAGCGGTTTGACTGCCGTATTCAAGTCGCCTTACTTGCTGGGCATTGCCGGTTTCGTGGTGTTGTTGGCAACGGTGACGACGTTTCTCTACTTCGAGCAGGCTCGTTTGGTGGCTGAGTTATTTCCCGATCGCGAGGCGCAGGTGCGCGTCTTCGGAACCATTGATTTCATCGTGCAAGCAGGTGCATTGCTGTCTCAGTTATTCATCACTGGGCGCATTGCACCGAAGCTGGGGGTGGGGGCGTTGCTGGCGGTTGTGCCGCTGGTGATGTGTATCGGCTTCCTGGGCCTCGCCCTGGCGCCCGGTTTCGCGGTACTCGCGATGTTGATGATCGTACGGCGAATCGGCGAGTATGCGTTTGTCCGACCGGGCAGGGAGATGCTCTTCGCACCCTTGGATGCCGAGAGCAAATATAAGGCCAAGAACTTCATCGATACCGTGGTTTATCGCGGGGGGGACGCCGTCAGCGGCTGGGCCAAGAGCCTGCTCGACATGCTGGGGCAGGGTGTTGGCTTGGCCGCGGTGATTGGCGCCGGTTGTGCATTGCTATGGGGGTATCTGGGCTTGCAGCTGGGACGGCACGCCGATAGCTTGCAGGGCGAATCGGTATCAATGGAGGCTGGCGCCGCCGAAACCTAG
- a CDS encoding oxidoreductase gives MWNKTTTPVIGLGKNFNRLVRWARTFGASVVLLSVASIEASARVAPKPDWSTQDIPSQMGRIVLITGGTSGMGYEDALALARAGAEVIIAARNPERGAEAIARIQQSVPNAKVQFEAVDLANLSSVHGLAQRLNQRLPRLDVLINNAAIMAPPERGASADGFELQLATNYLGHFALTGLLVPLLRQSDDPRVVSLSSIAASRGTLNFADLQAEQKYDPYAAYAQSKLAILQWAFALQRRSDAEKWGIRSIAAHPGVAVTELIARGPGLNSEFGQRWAEGRDAYHSAAQGALPTLYAATAPEAVAGAYYGPTGDEEKRGPLGFAKTPAAATEVADAEQLWTVSERLTGVTYR, from the coding sequence ATGTGGAATAAAACTACAACACCCGTTATTGGCCTTGGCAAAAACTTCAACCGCCTCGTGCGATGGGCTCGTACCTTTGGCGCCAGCGTCGTCCTGTTGAGTGTGGCAAGCATTGAAGCGTCCGCTCGTGTGGCACCGAAACCCGACTGGTCGACCCAAGACATACCGTCCCAGATGGGCCGGATCGTCTTGATCACCGGCGGTACTAGCGGCATGGGATATGAGGATGCGCTGGCGCTGGCACGTGCCGGCGCCGAGGTGATTATCGCTGCACGCAATCCGGAACGCGGCGCGGAGGCCATCGCACGCATTCAGCAGTCTGTGCCCAACGCCAAGGTGCAGTTCGAGGCCGTGGACCTGGCCAATCTTTCATCCGTGCACGGCTTGGCTCAGCGTCTGAACCAGCGCCTGCCGCGTCTTGACGTATTGATCAACAATGCCGCCATTATGGCGCCACCCGAGCGAGGTGCATCCGCGGATGGCTTCGAACTTCAACTGGCAACCAACTACCTGGGACACTTTGCGCTGACCGGCCTGCTGGTACCGCTCCTGCGTCAAAGCGATGACCCTCGCGTGGTAAGCCTTTCAAGCATTGCCGCCAGTCGTGGCACCCTGAACTTCGCTGATCTTCAGGCCGAGCAGAAGTACGACCCGTATGCGGCATACGCGCAATCGAAACTGGCCATCCTGCAGTGGGCGTTTGCGTTGCAGCGGCGCAGTGACGCCGAGAAGTGGGGTATTCGCAGCATTGCTGCACACCCTGGTGTCGCCGTTACCGAGTTGATCGCGCGCGGCCCCGGCCTCAACAGCGAGTTCGGCCAACGTTGGGCAGAGGGGCGTGACGCGTACCACTCCGCAGCGCAAGGGGCATTGCCCACGCTATATGCCGCCACCGCGCCGGAGGCCGTCGCCGGTGCTTATTACGGCCCGACTGGTGATGAGGAAAAACGGGGTCCGCTGGGCTTTGCCAAGACACCCGCCGCCGCAACCGAGGTGGCGGATGCCGAACAGCTTTGGACCGTCTCCGAACGACTGACCGGCGTGACCTATCGCTGA
- the glcE gene encoding glycolate oxidase subunit GlcE: MRSEHDMDDSASLLEQVNQALESATPLRIQGSNSKAFLGRIVAGEVLDTRSHRGIVSYDPTELVITARCGTPLAHLSEVLDASQQMLPCEPPSFGEDATVGGMIACGLSGPRRPWSGSVRDFVLGTRIITGHGKHLRFGGEVMKNVAGYDLSRLMAGSYGSLGVITEVSLKVLPKPRQALSISLEMDSDRALLRLAEWGQQPLPISAACHDGQRLHLRLEGGEGSVAAAHDRLGGERLDASYWQDLNEHRLSFFDENQPLWRLSLPQNTPRLSLPGAQLIDWGGAQRWLKSDAEASLIRSVVEELGGHATCYSHGLIDSPFQPLPDALMHYHRNLKQQLDPRGLFNPGRLYAEL; encoded by the coding sequence ATGCGCAGCGAACACGATATGGATGACAGCGCCTCGCTGCTGGAGCAGGTCAACCAGGCGCTGGAAAGCGCCACTCCGCTGCGCATCCAGGGTTCCAACAGCAAGGCGTTCCTCGGGCGCATCGTGGCGGGTGAAGTCCTCGACACCCGCTCCCACCGGGGCATCGTCAGCTACGACCCGACCGAACTGGTCATCACCGCTCGCTGCGGTACGCCATTGGCACACTTGTCTGAAGTGCTGGACGCGTCGCAGCAGATGCTGCCTTGCGAACCGCCCTCCTTCGGCGAAGACGCCACCGTGGGCGGCATGATTGCCTGCGGACTCTCGGGACCGCGGCGCCCCTGGTCAGGATCGGTCCGCGACTTCGTCCTCGGGACACGGATCATCACCGGTCATGGCAAGCATCTGCGCTTTGGCGGCGAGGTCATGAAGAACGTCGCCGGCTACGATCTGTCGCGCTTGATGGCCGGCAGTTACGGCTCGCTTGGCGTGATAACCGAAGTGTCCCTCAAGGTCCTGCCGAAACCGCGGCAAGCGTTAAGTATCAGCCTGGAGATGGACAGCGATCGTGCCCTGCTGCGCCTGGCGGAATGGGGCCAGCAACCGCTGCCGATCAGCGCCGCCTGTCACGATGGCCAGCGCCTGCACCTGCGGCTCGAGGGCGGCGAAGGCTCGGTGGCGGCGGCCCATGACCGTTTGGGCGGTGAGCGGCTGGACGCTTCGTACTGGCAAGACCTGAACGAACATCGATTGAGTTTTTTCGATGAGAATCAGCCGCTCTGGCGCCTTTCCCTGCCGCAGAACACACCCCGACTGTCGCTGCCGGGTGCTCAACTGATCGATTGGGGTGGCGCTCAGCGCTGGCTCAAATCCGACGCCGAAGCGTCCCTCATTCGCTCGGTGGTCGAAGAGCTCGGCGGACATGCGACCTGCTACAGCCATGGCCTGATCGACAGTCCATTCCAACCGTTGCCCGACGCGCTGATGCACTATCACCGGAACTTGAAACAGCAACTTGATCCACGGGGCCTCTTCAACCCCGGTCGCCTGTACGCGGAGCTTTGA
- a CDS encoding ABC transporter ATP-binding protein, with amino-acid sequence MLRVFERRLDPFPPDEAPPPPVGLMQFLWACTRGARGYILVFALLSACVSIYEAWLFSFLGQVVDLLSTWKAGGDAQGQESRVLWGIGIVLLTSIGLVALRTMVQHQILAINFPLRLRWDFHRLMLRQSLSFFSDEFSGRVTTKVMQTALAVREVLFTLIEIAPGIGVYFIAIIALAGGFALKLMLPFIAWIALFGLAMLYFVPRLGQVGQEQANARSSMTGRISDAYTNITTVKLFSHSKREAHFARAAMEDFKLTGFRQMRLVSQFEIVNQALVVALIVGAGGYALWLWHLGEVGTGAVAAITAMALRINGMSHWIMWQMTSLFESIGTVQDGMATLTLGPKVVDAPGAGVLVPAGGAVTFDNVSFNYNGERQVLDGLSLDIRPGEKIGLVGRSGAGKSTLINLLLRFYDVDSGEIRIDGQNIAQVTQESLRSAIGMVTQDTSLLHRSIRDNIAYGRPDATDEQIRRAAANAQADGFISQLSDRQGHCGYDTLVGERGIKLSGGQRQRIAITRVMLKNAPILLLDEATSALDSEVEVAIQESLDEMMEGKTVIAIAHRLSTIAAMDRLIVMDDGRIIEQGTHAELLARNGTYARLWHHQSGGFLGEDQGVAEAVE; translated from the coding sequence ATGCTTCGTGTGTTTGAACGAAGGCTCGACCCTTTCCCACCCGATGAAGCACCACCGCCACCGGTCGGCCTGATGCAGTTCCTGTGGGCCTGCACCCGAGGCGCACGCGGCTACATCCTCGTGTTTGCGCTGCTCAGTGCCTGTGTGTCGATTTATGAAGCCTGGTTGTTTTCCTTCCTCGGGCAGGTCGTGGACCTGCTCTCGACCTGGAAAGCGGGTGGTGATGCGCAAGGTCAGGAAAGTCGAGTACTGTGGGGTATCGGCATCGTCTTGCTCACCAGCATCGGGCTGGTGGCGCTGCGCACCATGGTGCAGCACCAGATATTGGCGATCAATTTTCCACTGCGGCTGCGCTGGGACTTCCATCGCCTCATGCTGCGGCAAAGCCTTTCATTTTTTTCCGACGAGTTCTCCGGCCGCGTGACGACCAAGGTGATGCAGACGGCGCTCGCGGTGCGCGAAGTCCTGTTCACCCTCATTGAAATCGCACCCGGGATCGGGGTGTACTTCATCGCGATCATCGCCCTGGCTGGCGGCTTCGCTCTGAAACTGATGCTGCCGTTCATTGCCTGGATCGCATTGTTCGGCCTGGCCATGCTGTACTTCGTGCCACGCTTGGGGCAAGTCGGCCAGGAACAGGCCAATGCGCGGTCGTCGATGACCGGGCGCATCTCGGACGCCTACACCAACATCACCACCGTGAAGCTGTTCTCGCACTCCAAACGCGAGGCGCACTTCGCGCGCGCGGCCATGGAGGATTTCAAGCTCACCGGCTTTCGCCAGATGCGCCTGGTCAGCCAGTTCGAGATCGTCAACCAGGCACTGGTGGTCGCGCTCATCGTTGGCGCCGGCGGCTATGCCTTGTGGCTGTGGCACCTGGGCGAAGTCGGCACGGGGGCAGTAGCGGCAATTACCGCCATGGCGTTGCGTATCAATGGCATGTCCCACTGGATCATGTGGCAAATGACCTCGCTGTTCGAAAGCATCGGCACTGTGCAGGATGGCATGGCGACCTTGACCCTTGGCCCCAAGGTGGTGGATGCTCCAGGTGCCGGCGTGCTGGTGCCCGCTGGCGGCGCGGTGACCTTCGACAATGTCAGCTTCAACTACAACGGTGAACGCCAGGTGCTCGATGGCCTGAGCCTGGACATCCGCCCAGGCGAAAAGATCGGTCTGGTGGGCCGTTCCGGCGCGGGCAAATCCACGCTGATCAACCTGCTGCTGCGCTTCTACGACGTGGACAGCGGTGAGATTCGTATCGACGGTCAAAATATTGCCCAAGTGACGCAAGAGAGCCTGCGCAGCGCCATCGGCATGGTCACTCAGGACACTTCCCTGCTCCACCGTTCCATACGCGACAACATCGCCTACGGCCGCCCGGATGCGACCGACGAGCAAATCCGTAGGGCTGCGGCCAACGCCCAGGCCGATGGTTTTATCAGCCAACTGAGCGACCGACAAGGTCATTGCGGCTATGACACCCTGGTGGGTGAACGCGGCATCAAACTGTCGGGCGGCCAGCGCCAGCGCATTGCCATCACCCGGGTTATGCTCAAGAACGCGCCTATCCTGTTGCTTGACGAGGCCACCAGCGCCTTGGATTCGGAAGTCGAAGTCGCCATCCAGGAAAGCCTCGATGAAATGATGGAGGGCAAGACCGTCATCGCCATCGCCCATCGACTGTCAACGATCGCGGCCATGGACCGGCTGATTGTCATGGATGACGGGCGCATCATCGAACAAGGCACCCACGCCGAACTGCTGGCGAGAAACGGCACTTACGCGCGGCTGTGGCACCACCAGAGCGGTGGGTTTCTGGGTGAGGACCAGGGCGTGGCTGAGGCAGTGGAGTAG
- a CDS encoding heavy metal sensor histidine kinase: MFALAVLVITAISATLLRCSLKQSLEDQMQNELILRHSVLDPVLAKYDSAAFWVGLRQKLDGLTPTDERVRYWVLVDNPDYTYGGPMPDGQDWSKRPDGFFSVEIPERDRPMVLLVKTIAAMGSRPELRFIVGLDSTPFMRTLDHFTKILILTSALGVVLVALLGYWIARFGLGPVRRLSRQANSLPPGDSKQRLDTEALPGELQELAVSFNGALARQEAAWCQLEGFNANVAHELRTPLTNLIGQTQVALAHGRDVNELQDLLQSNLEELERMGTIVNDMLFLAGAESGQRATELSDVSLYEEASKTVEYLEPVLHDKQLSVVINGDMRVCIDRRLFHRSLANLLQNAARYAVPASTITVSLESHGLQAEVSVSNAGEPIDNVHLERLFERFYRADAARARSDAHHGLGLSIVRAVASMHGGRVFAHSKNGRNTFGFSLTNQAAR, encoded by the coding sequence ATGTTTGCGCTTGCAGTCCTTGTGATCACCGCGATCAGCGCGACACTGTTGCGCTGTTCTTTGAAGCAGTCGCTCGAAGATCAAATGCAAAACGAGCTGATCTTGCGCCATTCCGTCCTTGACCCCGTGCTTGCAAAATATGATTCGGCGGCGTTCTGGGTCGGCTTGCGGCAGAAGCTCGACGGCCTGACACCTACCGATGAGCGGGTGCGTTATTGGGTCCTGGTTGACAACCCGGACTACACCTATGGCGGGCCGATGCCGGACGGCCAGGATTGGTCGAAGCGCCCGGATGGATTTTTCAGCGTCGAGATACCTGAGCGAGATCGTCCCATGGTGCTGTTGGTCAAGACCATTGCCGCCATGGGTAGCCGTCCGGAGTTGCGCTTTATCGTGGGGCTTGATTCAACGCCGTTCATGAGGACTCTGGACCACTTCACCAAGATCCTGATCCTGACCTCGGCGTTGGGCGTCGTGCTGGTCGCGCTGCTCGGATACTGGATCGCGCGTTTCGGCCTGGGGCCGGTCAGGCGGCTTAGTCGTCAGGCCAACAGCCTGCCGCCGGGCGATTCGAAACAGCGACTGGACACCGAGGCGCTGCCAGGCGAATTGCAGGAACTGGCGGTGTCGTTCAACGGAGCCCTGGCTCGTCAGGAAGCCGCCTGGTGCCAGCTCGAAGGGTTCAATGCCAATGTGGCCCATGAGTTGCGAACGCCCCTGACCAACCTGATCGGGCAGACCCAGGTCGCGTTGGCCCACGGACGTGACGTGAATGAGCTCCAGGATCTGCTGCAGTCCAACCTCGAAGAGCTGGAACGAATGGGCACCATCGTCAATGACATGCTGTTCCTGGCGGGTGCCGAAAGTGGGCAGCGGGCAACAGAGCTGAGTGATGTCTCGCTTTATGAAGAGGCGTCGAAGACGGTGGAATACCTGGAGCCGGTCTTGCACGACAAACAGCTGAGCGTGGTGATCAACGGCGACATGCGCGTATGCATCGATCGGCGGCTTTTCCACCGTTCCCTGGCCAATCTGCTGCAGAACGCGGCGCGATACGCAGTGCCGGCAAGCACGATCACGGTGAGCCTGGAAAGCCATGGCCTGCAGGCCGAGGTGAGTGTTTCCAATGCCGGGGAGCCTATTGATAACGTGCACCTGGAGCGCTTGTTCGAGCGTTTCTATCGCGCTGACGCCGCCAGGGCGCGAAGCGACGCGCATCATGGCCTGGGGCTCTCCATTGTGCGGGCGGTGGCGTCCATGCACGGTGGACGCGTGTTCGCCCACAGCAAGAACGGGCGCAACACCTTCGGATTCTCCCTGACGAACCAAGCGGCGCGCTAG
- the glcF gene encoding glycolate oxidase subunit GlcF, with translation MQTTLSEDARQLPRAAEAESILRSCVHCGFCNATCPTYQLLGDELDGPRGRIYLIKQVLEGNEVTRKTQEHLDRCLSCRNCETTCPSGVDYHNLLDIGRAVVDAAVPRPLGQRLLRAGLRGALPNPGLFKGLLSSGQVFRPLLPNTLQSKLPRNVYPAKPRPTTRHTRQVLMLEGCVQPSLSPNTNAAAARVLDRLGISVTSIREAGCCGAVDYHLDAQATGLARARRNIDAWWPGIESGAEAIVQTASGCGAFIKDYGHLLSTDPAYADKAKRVSALAKDLVEVLRDEPLDQLGAHSDQRLAFHCPCTLQHAQKLGGAVEAILTSLGFNLTSIPDSHLCCGSAGTYSLTQPELSRQLRDNKLNALESEHPEVIVTANIGCQTHLNGAGRTPVRHWIELVEAALP, from the coding sequence ATGCAGACCACCTTGAGCGAAGACGCCCGCCAACTGCCCCGTGCCGCAGAAGCCGAAAGCATTCTGCGCAGTTGCGTGCACTGCGGTTTCTGCAACGCCACCTGCCCGACCTATCAACTGCTGGGCGATGAACTGGATGGCCCGAGGGGGCGTATCTACCTGATCAAGCAGGTGCTCGAAGGCAATGAAGTGACCCGCAAGACCCAGGAGCACCTGGATCGTTGCCTATCGTGCCGCAATTGCGAAACCACCTGCCCGTCCGGCGTCGACTATCACAACTTGCTGGACATCGGCCGGGCGGTGGTCGATGCAGCCGTCCCACGCCCACTCGGCCAACGCCTGTTGCGCGCGGGACTGCGCGGCGCCCTTCCCAATCCGGGGCTGTTCAAAGGGCTGCTGAGCAGCGGCCAGGTTTTTCGCCCATTGCTGCCAAACACACTGCAAAGCAAATTGCCGCGCAACGTGTATCCGGCAAAACCACGACCGACCACCCGCCATACCCGGCAAGTGCTGATGCTCGAAGGCTGCGTGCAACCGAGCCTGTCGCCCAATACCAACGCGGCCGCCGCACGTGTACTGGATCGACTGGGGATCAGCGTCACCTCGATCCGCGAGGCCGGCTGTTGCGGCGCGGTGGACTATCACCTGGACGCTCAGGCCACTGGCCTTGCTCGTGCCCGCCGCAACATCGATGCGTGGTGGCCGGGCATAGAAAGCGGCGCCGAGGCCATAGTGCAAACCGCCAGCGGCTGCGGTGCCTTCATCAAGGACTATGGCCACCTGCTCAGCACCGACCCGGCGTATGCCGACAAAGCGAAAAGGGTCAGTGCCCTGGCTAAGGATCTGGTTGAAGTACTGCGCGACGAGCCGCTGGATCAGCTCGGCGCACACAGCGACCAGCGCCTGGCGTTCCACTGCCCTTGCACCTTGCAGCATGCGCAAAAGCTCGGGGGTGCCGTTGAAGCGATCCTGACAAGCCTGGGGTTCAACCTGACCTCTATTCCCGACAGTCACCTGTGCTGCGGCTCGGCGGGTACTTATTCGCTGACCCAACCCGAACTGTCTCGGCAACTGCGCGACAACAAGCTCAATGCGCTGGAAAGCGAACACCCCGAAGTCATTGTCACCGCCAATATCGGCTGCCAGACCCACCTCAACGGTGCAGGCCGAACCCCTGTCAGGCACTGGATCGAACTGGTCGAAGCCGCCCTGCCTTGA
- a CDS encoding heavy metal response regulator transcription factor codes for MRLLIIEDEEKTSSYVHRGLSELGYIVDVATNGIDGLHYALEMDYDVVILDVMLPGKDGYGVLQGLRLHKKTPVIMLSARGTVDDRVRGLREGADDYLAKPFSFAELVARVQALIRRRADDSADPTHLRIDDLEVDLQARKVTRAGLRLDLTAKEFCLLSLLARHQGEILSKLMIAEQVWDMNFDSDANVVEVAIKRVRSKVDAPYPRKLLHTVRGMGYVLESREADSRQTGTP; via the coding sequence ATGCGTTTGCTCATCATTGAGGACGAAGAAAAGACGTCCTCTTATGTGCATCGTGGCTTGAGCGAGCTCGGCTACATTGTTGATGTCGCGACTAATGGCATCGATGGCCTGCACTACGCGCTGGAGATGGATTACGACGTCGTGATCCTGGATGTCATGTTGCCGGGCAAGGACGGCTACGGCGTGCTGCAGGGTTTGCGCCTGCACAAGAAAACCCCGGTCATCATGTTGTCGGCAAGGGGCACGGTGGATGATCGCGTCCGGGGCCTGCGCGAGGGCGCCGATGATTACCTGGCCAAGCCCTTTTCCTTTGCCGAACTGGTCGCGCGCGTCCAGGCATTGATCCGGCGTCGTGCCGATGACTCAGCCGACCCGACGCACTTGCGCATCGATGACCTTGAGGTCGACCTGCAAGCACGCAAGGTCACCCGGGCCGGGTTGCGGCTGGATCTGACGGCCAAGGAGTTCTGTCTGTTGAGCCTGTTGGCGCGGCACCAGGGTGAGATTCTTTCCAAGTTGATGATTGCCGAGCAGGTCTGGGACATGAATTTCGACAGTGACGCCAATGTGGTCGAAGTGGCGATCAAGCGCGTGCGATCCAAGGTGGATGCGCCTTATCCACGCAAGCTGCTGCATACCGTCCGTGGCATGGGTTATGTATTGGAGAGTCGTGAAGCCGATAGCAGGCAAACGGGTACGCCATGA
- a CDS encoding DUF2790 domain-containing protein produces MNIQNLSIASLLAIIALSGSPLFAKEQADPPDYEYGMPLDVAQVVRIDEPRSQVCEVVRAKMTYVNTHGATQHISFLKLAEACVLQ; encoded by the coding sequence ATGAACATTCAAAACTTATCGATCGCCAGCTTGCTGGCAATCATCGCTTTGAGCGGTTCGCCTTTGTTCGCCAAAGAACAAGCGGATCCCCCTGATTACGAATATGGCATGCCGCTGGACGTAGCCCAGGTCGTTCGCATCGACGAGCCGAGATCGCAGGTATGCGAGGTCGTGCGAGCAAAAATGACTTACGTGAACACCCACGGGGCAACACAGCACATCAGCTTTCTGAAGTTGGCTGAGGCCTGCGTGCTCCAGTGA
- the yfcF gene encoding glutathione transferase → MNNSRLRLYVDSQFTSPYAMSAFVVLREKGIEFEMSPLDLEASENQTEDYANLSLTQRVPTLVHGDFALSESSAITEYLEEVFPLTPVYPQDRLQRAKARQVQAWLRSDLLPIRQERSTLVVFYGLKSAPLSSLAESAVHKLVGAAQTLLAESPEYLFGQWSIADVDLALMLNRLILNGDSVPTALVEYARRQWQRPSVQEWVNLQRPAL, encoded by the coding sequence GTGAACAATTCCCGCCTGCGCCTGTACGTTGACTCTCAGTTCACCAGCCCCTATGCCATGTCGGCTTTCGTGGTGCTTCGCGAAAAGGGCATCGAATTTGAAATGAGCCCGCTAGACCTGGAAGCATCCGAAAACCAGACAGAGGACTATGCCAATCTTTCGCTGACGCAACGCGTGCCTACACTCGTGCATGGGGACTTCGCCCTGTCTGAATCTTCGGCGATCACGGAGTATCTGGAAGAGGTATTTCCTCTGACGCCGGTTTACCCACAAGACCGACTGCAGCGTGCGAAGGCACGGCAAGTCCAGGCATGGTTGCGCAGTGATCTGTTGCCGATCCGACAGGAGCGTTCCACCTTGGTGGTGTTTTATGGCCTCAAATCAGCGCCCTTGTCGTCCCTTGCCGAATCGGCGGTGCACAAGCTGGTCGGTGCCGCACAAACGCTGTTGGCCGAAAGCCCAGAGTACCTGTTCGGTCAATGGTCGATTGCCGATGTTGACCTGGCGTTGATGCTCAACCGACTGATCCTCAACGGTGACTCCGTGCCCACCGCACTGGTGGAATACGCGCGGCGCCAATGGCAACGACCGTCTGTTCAGGAGTGGGTCAATCTGCAGCGTCCGGCGTTGTAA